A single Archocentrus centrarchus isolate MPI-CPG fArcCen1 unplaced genomic scaffold, fArcCen1 scaffold_30_ctg1, whole genome shotgun sequence DNA region contains:
- the rpl17 gene encoding large ribosomal subunit protein uL22 codes for MVRYSLDPENPTKSCKSRGSNLRVHFKNTRETAQAIKGMHIRKANKYLRDVIVKHQCVPFRRYNGGVGRCAQAKQHGWTQGRWPKKSAEFLLHMLKNAESNAELKGLDVDSLVIEHIQVNKAPKMRRRTYRAHGRINPYMSSPCHIEMILTEKEQIVPKPEEEVAQKKKVSQKKLKKQKLMARE; via the exons ATGGTCCGCTATTCGCTCGACCCCGAGAACCCGACTAAAT CCTGCAAGTCCAGGGGCTCCAACCTGCGGGTGCACTTCAAG AACACCCGTGAGACGGCCCAGGCCATTAAGGGCATGCACATCCGCAAGGCCAACAAGTACCTGAGGGACGTCATCGTCAAGCACCAGTGCGTCCCCTTCCGCCGCTACAACGGTGGCGTCGGCCGCTGTGCTCAG gCCAAACAGCACGGCTGGACTCAGGGACGCTGGCCCAAGAAGAGCGCCGAGTTCCTCCTGCACATGCTCAAGAACGCTGAGAGCAACGCTGAGCTGAAG GGTCTGGACGTGGACTCTCTGGTCATCGAGCACATCCAGGTCAACAAGGCCCCGAAGATGAGGAGGCGCACGTACCGCGCCCACGGCCGCATCAACCCCTACATGAGCTCGCCGTGCCACATCGAGATGATCCTGACGGAGAAGGAGCAGATCGTCCCCAAGCCAGAGGAGGAGGTCGCCCAGAAGAAAAAG GTTTCACAGAAGaagctgaagaagcagaagcTGATGGCACGCGAGTAA